The Candidatus Thermoplasmatota archaeon genome contains the following window.
ATCTTTCTCATTTGCATCATCTCAATAACTTAATATATATTTATATATATAAAGTTATCGGTAAACCGATGTATTATAGGCCGCTACGAAAAAATGATGAATACGGTGGGGGTTTTTCAAAGCATTCGTATTTTCCAAAACAAAAAAGCTTTAGGAGGGATAATGTATTACACATGCGCAAGGTCCAATACAAAAACGGTTGAGAGAATATTAAATTCGGATATAATGCCAAAACAGAAGGATATACGAAGTATTGCATATATGAACGAGGTAGGTGGCATATTATTCCGCTGGTGAGGAGATTTGAGGTGATAACATGAAAAAAATAAAAGATGAATGCTTCGAACCTAACTTCCGTATTTTTAAGCACATAAATTTAGCTTTTCCAAAATCCCCTTCTGTTTCTTTGTAATTTCTGTAAGAATCGTATGTGCTTATATTGTAAACACATATCATTACATGTGGATTGCTATCGCCAGCATGAAAAAATGAAGAAGTTCTAAGGAGAAAAACAGGCATTTAGAAGAATCGGACAGCAATTATCGATCATAACATGTGCTTAAAATGTGGGAAGTCAGGATACCAACAAATTTCATATACATGCTCAATAATAACCGCTCATGAGAATTAAGTTGCCATATGGGGATAATTTTCTGGAAGCTAACGTTCCGGATGAAAACTTAATCGATATTATTTATCCAAATGAGGTCAAGCCGGAGATGGATTCGCCTGATTACATAAAAAGGGCGCTTGGCAATCCGATGGGCAGCCATCAACTGAAGGAAATTGCCAGAAAAGGAATGAAAGTTGCAATAGCCGTTGATGACAACACGAGGCCATGCCCGACCTGGAAAATGATGCCCCATGTTTTGAATGAGTTATATGAAAGCGGCATAAAAAGAGACGACATTACCGTTATATTTGCGACGGGCACTCACCGTGAGGTAAAACACGAGGAAGCAAAAAGATTGCTGGGCGAAAGATATGCAGAGAAGTTGCATTATGTGAGCAACAACTGTAAGGGTGACGATTTCACCTCTGTCGGAAGGACGTCAAGAGGAACGGATATAAAGGTAAAGAATGCCTTTCTTGAGGCTGATTTGCGAATTTTGCTCGGTGATGTCGAAATACACTATTTTGCCGGCTACGGCGGCGGGCGGAAGAGCGTGCTTCCGGGCGTGAGCCATTATTCGACGATACAGCACAATTACACACAGAATTTTTTCCATCCGATGTCAAGACCCGGCATGCTTGACGGAAACCCGATGTATGAAAATATGACTGAAGGTGCTCGTCTCGCATTGCCCCATTTTTGCCTTAACATTGTTCAGAATGCTGACCATGAGATAGTTGGCGCGTTTGCAGGAGACTTTGATATGGTGCTTAGGAAAGGAGCTGCTCTGGTCGATAAAATGTATAAGGTTAGGGTTAAAGAGAAAGCGGATATTGTTGTCACAGCTGCGGATGGTGCCCCCCATGACATAAATTTATACCAGGCATATAAGGCAATACATCTTGCATTGAATGTGGTTAAAGAAAACGGAATTATAATACTTGCCGCCCGATGCCCCAACGGTCACGGCTCCGAGCCGTATTACGAATGGATGAAGAAATATAAAACAGGAGAGGAAATGCAACGTGAATTGAGCAGGGAGTTTGTTCCGGGAGGGCATAAGGCGTATTATCATGTGAAAGCCATGGATAAAGCAAACTTTTTCATT
Protein-coding sequences here:
- the larA gene encoding nickel-dependent lactate racemase — encoded protein: MRIKLPYGDNFLEANVPDENLIDIIYPNEVKPEMDSPDYIKRALGNPMGSHQLKEIARKGMKVAIAVDDNTRPCPTWKMMPHVLNELYESGIKRDDITVIFATGTHREVKHEEAKRLLGERYAEKLHYVSNNCKGDDFTSVGRTSRGTDIKVKNAFLEADLRILLGDVEIHYFAGYGGGRKSVLPGVSHYSTIQHNYTQNFFHPMSRPGMLDGNPMYENMTEGARLALPHFCLNIVQNADHEIVGAFAGDFDMVLRKGAALVDKMYKVRVKEKADIVVTAADGAPHDINLYQAYKAIHLALNVVKENGIIILAARCPNGHGSEPYYEWMKKYKTGEEMQRELSREFVPGGHKAYYHVKAMDKANFFIISDMDKNMLEKVFRMNVFESVDNAIKEALQLKGQDARILVIPKGTTTLPM